TATCGggcgaaaaaaacaaaaaacaaaaaacaaaaaacaaaacagattcCACCTTATAAGGCATCAGATTCCAATTTAATGGCCGAGTATTGTAATGAAATTCTTAACTTAAACTCAAGCAATGATCTGAAGCTACATCTAGAACAAGGACGTTAATTTACTTCATCAATACATACTCAGCCGAGTTAGAACGGGAATTCAGTGATTCCGCCCAAAGGGTAACAACTGGCCTggtcaaaattcaaatttgtaaaatgATTTGAATTGCAAGAAAGTAAAGCCGCGATAAAATCAGTCGTTATGTTAACGTAAGTCCCGACCTCAATGAGCTTGAATGGAAGGCGCAAGGTAACAAAACAGCATTGAAACAGTTTGAGGTGAACCTCTCTAGAAGGAGCTTTTCCAAATGCAGAACTATTGCCAATTTTAGTGTATCAATCCGTTTAACTTAACGAAAAATGCCCGGTCTAGATAAAAAAATACGGCGAGGTATTTGTCGAACAACTCAGTCTATTCACGCCAGCTAACTTAATAGGTATGCCTAGCTAGAAAGTTCTGTGATATATATGTTGTTTTAGAAGTGCATCAGATTGTCGTTTAGTAGGCTTTGCTCGAGGAGCTGGATTATGAACATACAAAGCTAAAATAGAACTTAAAACGATAACTCGAGAAATGGGATCATGCTCTTCTAACACTGGGTTGCGATTCTGGAATTAAGAGCttattttgccctcttcagcACAGAACATGACCTGTTAGCCCTGGGTTTCAATTTCACTTTTGGAAAACAACAGGAAATGTTCGCAAAAGGAACAACATTCCTTTAGTATTCTTTTGGTTTGTTGGAAAACAAGCTTTTATGCATCATTCTTTCTTGTGCGTATTGAGGTTCCAAGATTAAGTAATATTACTCGTGATTTTATACGGTTTCTCAGAAAAGCTTACCTTGAGCAATGTCATTACCTTTCGATGTCTTTATCGACTCCACGACGCTTTCAAGTTgatttattttgtccttttgcTTGTTGAACTCCAATTCTAGTCGAAGAAAGCCACCAGTGTACATCACAATAGATAGAATAGTTAGAATAGAAGCAAACGAAGGGCCACTCTTTTCAGCAACCATCTCAGTTCGTCTTCTAATGGCGTATTCAATCAAGAGTGCTCAGTGGAGCCGATATTCAAAAAAGCCGTTCCTCGGGCATCGTGATGCTGGCTGGGACGTACGCCATCTTAGATAAAAATTGGCTGGGAATTACTTAGGAATATTAGCTTGCTGGCGAATTTTTCTACCCAAACTATTTTGGCTGAGAGATGACACGCAACACCCACTTCCTGCCTTACACACAAACTCATTTTTTATCGCTTTGCTGGGAGAACACTCCAAGGAGTTAACGCCCAGTACAGCGCCGATCAAATAATGTGCGGATGACATCTGTAACTGTGAATTAAACCTCTTCTACGCCCTCTTTTCAAAATCTGACGACTGGCTGTCAATCAGTGTAAAATCAACTGTTTCATACACTTGCGCATAGACCGGTACGTCAGAGGGAGAGAGAGCTGCGGACGTTTTGAGCTTGCTATTCAAAAGTTACACTTGAATGCTTTAgagctttttcttcttcgtttGGAATCGTTGGTATGTATTTTCTGGGGATCACAACCTAATATTGTTTAGTACCGCTAAGTGCAAGGTAAGTGCTTACTTGCTTACTAACTCACTATGTGCATCATGATGTGCGAGTGACCGAAATAAGCCAAGTATATTTGACTCGCATTACTACAGTTGATAAGGTTCTCTTATTGAAATATCTATTATAGCTGATACAACACACAAGTTTTGTATTTGTATGCGTTGTTTGAGCGGTCTGAAAGAATACTCGAATTAACCGGAGTGAAAAAAATCTGATAACGACGGTTTTTCCGCCCGGTAAACGTTAGATGTCGGAAACTGCAAGAATTCATTTAATTACCTTGATGATTGACGATAATTTAACACCAAATAAGAATTGCGTAATCGCCTAATAATGTACTTTGCACCGATCAGATTTCGTTAGTAAAACCGGTCGAGTTGAGGTGAATGTTGTGGATTGTGATCAGAAGAATAAAACTGTGAGTATTTAGGAAACGTGGTACGTCGTGCGTTTTCGACAAAGTGGCACCTCCGACGGGACAGTGTTAAGCAAGATGGAGACACAAATTGCGGATTTGaacggaaaaataaaaacactcaCTTTTCGACTAAAAAAGACAGACGAGGTACTGAAGAAGGATGATCGGAAAGCGTCAGAAAGGCACAGAACGTCGCTAGAGACTATGGTAACGGCAGTGAACGCGTTAAAGGAATCAATAGAGGAGAAAAAGTTCGTAAATGGTGAAGACGAAGAGTCAGTTCAAGAATGGAGTAGCGGAATCGAAGAAATTGTGAATCAAGCGGATGAATGTATGCGTGAATTGACAAGCCAGATTGAGCAGATCGACCGTAATTTGAAACACGCATCAGCGCTCCATGAGCACAAACGAGAAATCGAATTGGAGAGAGAAAAACTAAGGCAGAAGCAAGAAGCTGTTGAGCGAGCACATGCAGAGGAGTTAGAATTTGAAAGGAAGAAATTGGAGCTGAAACAAGTTCAAACAGAACCACCGGAAATTACAGCGATGGCTAGCAACGCGGTAAAAATGCCTAAGCTAGTTATCACAAAATTTGATGGCACGCCGCAAGATTGGGTGCGTTTTTGGGGACAGTTCGAAACACAAATTGACAAGTCCTCTACCCCTGAAGTCACAAAATTCTCTTACTTGAAAGAATTAGTGGATTTGAAGGTGAGAAATCTAATTGATGGCCTTCCATTTACCCCCGAAGGTTATGAAAAGGCCAAGGATCTACTCGCAAGACGGTATGGAAAAACAAGCGAAGTTGTGGGAGCCTACGTAAGGAATATACTAGAACTCCCTACCGTCCGAGAAAGGGATGTCAAGAAGATTCACGAATTTTACGAGAAACTGCTATTCAACGTTGAGTCCCTACAAACATTGCAGAGCATAAACAAACTCGACGCCGCGGTACGTTTCACATTTGACAAGCTAGATGTTATTAAGAATGAGCTGGCCATGATCGATGAAAACTGGAGCGAATGGACATTCGTGCAATTTCTAGAGGCGCTTGAGAAATGGACAATTAACAACCCAGTTCAAGGGGTCGAAAGTTCAAAGACCAAGGCCGTAGCAACTCCTGTCAATCGAAGAGAGAAATCGAGAGCGTTTTACGCGAAACGTGATGACAGACATCAACAAGCGCACATCCGAGGCTGTCTATTTTGTCAGAGTCCAGATCACAAGGCGGTTAACTGTGACAAGGTCGTGAGTGTTGAAGCGAGAAAAAAGGTGTTTATAGAGAAACGTATGTGTTTTAATTGTTCAGGAATTGGACACCGAGCTGAAGAATGCAAAAGCAAGTCCAATTGTCAAGTTTGTCACGCAAGGCATAACACATCATTGTGCGATAACACCCAATTGCAAGTTCAGACACGTGAACCAGGGATGACGGCAAATCACATCGGCAACTCGGCTGTAATTCATCCTGTGGTGGTTGTCAAGATTAATGGATACAAATTTAGAGCCCTGTTAGATAGTGGAGCAAGTCATTCGTACGCCTCCGCTACTGCAATCGACTTGATTAACGCAAGTTTAAAGTCAACCGGTTTGAGACAAATAGCGATGCTGACAGGCGTCACAACAAGAACCATGCAAGTTTTTGGAGTGGTTATCAGTTCAGTGGCTGGTGATTTTGAACTCGAGGTGGATGTCACCAAGGTCAATAAGAAAGAGTTGCTGATTTTAGAAAACCCTCGTTACAACCAGCTGATAGAAGGGAGCTCTCACCTCAAAGGAGTACGCATGGATGATGTCGACGAGAAAGCTAAACTCCCTGTTCATCTTATACTGGGTGCGAACGAATTTGCAAAAATTCGGACAGGAGAACGTTTGCGTGTGGGCCGTCGCGGGGACCCGGTAGCTGAGTATACCCGGTTTGGGTGGACAATTATGTCGCCTGGCGCAGACCAAGACTTATCACCTGTCTATTTGGCGGTAAATTCGAGCTCTGACTTCGAAAGATTGTGTTCGCTTGATGTTCTTGGCCTAGCAGATGCCCCAGCCGGAGACCAGTTTGATGTCTACGATGAGTTTAAAGAGCAACTGACGCGATCACCTGAAGGTTGGTACGAGACGAGTCTGCCTTGGAAAGGGAATTGTCCTGCCCTACCAAATAACCGTGACGGAAGTATGCAACGACTTAATTCCCTCTTGCGGAAACTAAGCCGAAAGAACATGTTGGACGACTATGATGACGTTATTAGAGAGCAGTTGGCGGAAGGCGTGGTAGAACGGGCCCCTTCCAAAGCTTCCGGGCGAGAGTTCTATTTGCCACATCGTGCAGTTGTCCGTGAGGGTGCAGAAACAACAAAGCTTCGAGTCGTGTATGATGCGTCTGCGCGAGATCACGAAACGGCCCCATCTCTAAATGAGTGCCTACATGCCGGCCCGCCTCTACAGAACAAGCTATGGGGTGTTCTCACTCGTTGCCGCTTCCACCCTGTGTTAGTTACAGGAGATCTGCGACGTGCGTTCCTGCAAGTGCGAATTCGTGAAGAGGACCGAGACGCTCTGCGGTTTCACTGGATTGTAGACAAGAATTCGAAGGAAGTGGAAACGCTACGATTCACCAGAGTTGTGTTCGGACTTGCCCCCTCGCCGTTTCTTCTAAATGGGGTGATCCAGCAACATCTTCAGAATTTAGAGACGAAATTCCCCGAAACCGTCAATGAAGTGCGGAAGAGCTTATATGTCGATGACCTTATTTCTGGAGGAAGTACCGCCGACAAGGCTAAGCAGTTGAAAAGAGAAGCTATCGAGATCTTTAATGACGCCAAGTTCGAGCTACACAAATGGCACTCTAACAAGGAGGAGTTGGAGACTGATTGTGAGAATTACGAGAGGTCATTCGCCAAAGAACAACTCAACAATGTGTCGAAGCCAGATGGGATCAAACTACTTGGTGTTGGTTGGGACAAGGTCCAGGATACCCTTTGCGTTGAATTTCCAAGTACACCGGCCGAACTGACGAAGCGAGGAATCCTTACCAACTTAGCAAAGGTGTACGATCCATTGGGATTAGCATCACCAGTTTTACTAGAGGGCAAACTGCTGTACCGGGAAACGTGCGTACAGAAGAGCGCGTGGGATGGTCCGTTACCGGAAGACTTAGCCGTACAGTGGAAGAAGTGGGAAGAGAATATTCCGGATGCCGTTACAGTACAACGCTGCGTTCCTCGTTACGAAGAAGAAATTCATGAGATACAATTACACGCATTCGGCGATGCCAGCGGTCGAGGAGTTTGTGCCGCAGTCTACGCAGTGGTAACTCAAGCATCGGGAACATCACAAGGATTGATCACCGCAAAGGCCCGACTTGCCAAACAAGGGCTGACCATTCCTCGACTCGAGCTCGTATCAGGCCATATGGCAGTCAATCTGGCCAACAACGTGCGACAAGCTCTGGAGGGACTCCCACTAGCAGTTCATATCCACTGTTGGTTGGACAGTTCAGTGGCCCTTCATTGGATCAGTGATCACGGAGACTACCGCCAATTCGTCGCGAATCGTGTGAGGAAGATTCAAAGCCATCCGAACGTTCTATGGCATCACGTCCCAACAGCCCATAATCCGGCCGATCTTGGAAGTCGGGGTGGTAGTGTGAGTGGAGCAGAAATTTGGTGGAAGGGGCCTTCGTGGCTAGGAGACCCCGCCCAGTGGCCACCTGAGATTGTTACAGAACCAAGCCCTGAAAGTAGAGCGGAGAGGAAGGTTCAAAAGGAACTTTTCGCGGTTGGTGTCGAAGAGAGAAACCAATTCGATGACTTCCTCGAGAAGTTTGGGCTTCGTAAAGCGATGAGAATTGGGGCTTGGATCTCGCGTTTCTTACGCAATTGTCGCTGTCCTTCCAATAAGCTCCATGGACCTCTGACGGCGGCAGAGTTAGCTGAACATGAGTTGTTCTGGATCCAGAGAGCGCAAAGGGAGGGAATGAGCAATGAAAACTTTGGGGTGGATCAAGAACAGCTCAACCTACAACCAAACAAACGTGGTGTGTTGGAATGCAGAGGTCGTCTTCAGGGAGATTATCCAATCTACCTGCCAGATTCAGTTCTCTTTACAGCCAAAGTGGTCCAGCATGCTCACGTGACTACACTCCATGGGGGAGTATCCTTAACGATGACGAATGTGCGAGGAAGATCCTGGGTACCCCGACTGCGGAAGTTAGTCAAGAAAACAGTGAAGAATTGCAGTGGGTGCAAACGCTTTCAAGCCGTAGCCTTGAAGAATCCACCCACGGCACCGTTGCCTATCGAGAGAACAGAAGGAACCACACCCTTCAACGTCATAGGTGTTGATTTCGCCGGTCCTGTGAAGTACCGCAGCAAGCGTAAGGAAGAACGTAAGGCGTATGTGGTTTTGTATTCGTGTAGCCTTACTCGAGGAGTGTTCTTGGAGATACTGTCAAGTTTGGAGACCAGCGATTTCCTCCAAAGTCTTAAGCGTTTTATTGCCAGGAGAGGACGTCCATCCAAAGTCTATTCAGACAATGGTAAAACCTTCGTCGCCGCTGCCAAGTGGTTGAAAAGGGCGCGAACAGATGAAAGATTAAACTCCTTCCTAAGTGAGTATGCCATCCAGTGGCAGTTCAACCTCAGCCGAGCGCCGTGGTGGGGTGGACAGTTTGAGCGCCTCATCGGATTGATGAAATCCATGTTCTACAAAACAGTTGGCCAAGGTCTGCTCACCTGGGAAGAATTGAGCGAAGTCATCCTAGATATAGAAGTTACAATGAACAACCGTCCCTTGTGTTACGTGGAAGAAGACGTGCAACTTCCAACGTTAACACCGAATGCTTTCCTGATGCTGAACTCCAATGTTCTGCCCGAGTTGCAGCCCTATCATATAGAAGAAAGAGATTTGAGGAAACGCGCCAAGTtcctgatgaaaacaaaagatgcgATGTGGCGTAGGTGGACGACCGAATACTTGAGCGCGCTGCGTGAGCGTCACCGGCTCAGACGCggaaagaaagggaaagaGAATTCTCTGGCGGTTGGAGATGTTGTGATCGTGAAGTCCCAAGAACGGAACCGAAGTTTCTGGCCGCTGGGGATCGTAGAGCAACTGATTGCTGGAAGGGATGGAGTGGTTCGAGGTGCTAAGTTACGGGTCGGACGGTCACACGTCGAGCGTCCTGTGCAGCTGTTGTACCCATTGGAGCTGTCCTGTGATGAAGACAACAATCGAGAACCAGCTGTAACACTCAACCCGGACGCAGCAGTGTTCAGACCCAGACGTGATGCTGCAGCAGCCGCGGAACTACGAATGAAGGATATCGTTCAAGCAGAACTGAGCTGAACATTATACTAAGTCGGAACATTCAGAACTTTTAGAGTCAATTTTACTAGTTTCACGTAACTCTTGTTTTGTTAGTTAGCAGTTACCCTCTTGAGCATATGTCTCGTTACCTACGCACGAGTCATATGGGGGAGTGTGTCGGAAACTGCAAGAATTCATTTAATTACCTTGATGATTGACGATAATTTAACACCAAATAAGAATTGCGTAATCGCCTAATAATGTACTTTGCACCGATCAGATTTCGTTAGTAAAACCGGTCGAGTTGAGGTGAATGTTGTGGATTGTGATCAGAAGAATAAAACTGTGAGTATTTAGGAAACGTGGTTCGTCGTGCGTTTTCGACATTAGAAAATGTGGGAAATTATGCCTCTTTTGTTAAATCGCACTGAGTTCGCCacttttcttgccttttttctagcctttttgtttagtttttaaatgaaatatttatcaATTTTACGGAATGATATTCAGTAAAATTACATGTATTCCCATCTCAAATCTGATGGAGCTGCAAAGTGACATCATTGTGTGGAAAATTGGTCCAGCAAAGGAGTTGAGGTAAGAACTTGTAGTAAATTCAAAAATAACCTTATACTTAAGCTTTCTGTTCAATTTCATAGAGAAAACTGGGTTGTACAATCGAACTACGTCTTGCCAAACAGTcgttttcatcaaattttccCACTCAATAAGACTTCCTCGCGAATACCTCAGTGACGCAAGATTGTTTACATAGTTCATGTGGATAAACTGGCCAGTGTTTTACTGACAAGCTTGGGCCCTGCTTTCCAGGCGTTTTCGAGTGGGTGGCCTCTGCAATTCGAACTTAAACAAGCTTCCAGCTTTCGACAGCCGTTTTCAGTTAAAAGAACACGCCTATATTGTAGAGAGTGATCATTGCGTTATATGAAAGGTTTCGTGTTTAATTAAATGCTGTAAATCACACATATTTTGAGATCATgaattttcaattccttctctgttactttttgtctttttttcgaTTTGAGTTTTATCGTATGACacactttcattgttttgtgtcGTCAACTGCATGAGAGTTTCAAAGACCTGAAGTATTTTGAAGTTATAGTTAGACTTGTGTTCGATCATACTGGAAGAAATGAGACTACACTTTCAGATCAAATTTTTGTGCTTGAGATcatatttttgcaataatgTGACAGACCTGCGCGGTCTCCGTTTTGTGTTACAGATAATTTGGAAACCTTCAGTCAACAGTCTTGCTTAACTAGCATGTAGTAAGCTGTCTTCCATCGCTAGACAAATTTAGTGTccgataatttatttttattgttgacaatGAGTGCTTTAAAGTGCTATAAGTTCCAAGCAAGGACTTTTTTGGAAATATATAACCAGCTTTGGTTAATGGGCCCCTGTTTTAAAGGTTATTTATCTTATAAATTTGACCGGCCAGAGGCGATACGTGAGCGGGCCAAAACTGATGAGTTTCTGCCGTCATTGGGTCCGGAAACTCTCCGGAAATTATTTGGAGCCCTAGATGCTAGTGAAAAGTTTTCTTATTCCTCTCTTTAtcacatttttaaaaacaacacttttagatttccttttttacgAAAATTAACGTGTGTTAGTAAAATGTGGAAAATCGTAGGGAATTTTTTGGATAACTTTCGATAATTGTATCTGAATGGAACGCTCATCTATAAATGTTTACTCGTTTTCAAGCAATAGAAAATTCTAGGCAGTATTTTTTTccgaaaagaaattttacagAGAACAGTGGATGTTAGAAAAAGATTGCAGAAGCCCTTTTTTCGCTTTCTGAGCTCCTGAGCTGACGTTCtgcaggttaaaaaaaattgtttttaattggATAGAGCAGACAAGTTCCGGAAATACCGTGGAATCAACTTGTCTTgtgttaaaaaatgcaaactgTTTTCACAGGcgaaaaaagagaattttagCGCCGATAACACTGATAAAACAGTTGCTGATAAATACCGCAGCCGATGCCGTCGCGCCTATTGACGGATGCGTGCCAAATAACAGCGGAATTTgtaaaaagtaagaaaattcaaagcacTTCATCTCCATTCCATTCCTAGCAGCTTaagcctttctttttttaatgtggTAGGCTTTTACAATTCCCACTCTCCTCAGATTTGCAAGCCTGACCAATTTATTTGCCTGaccaaataataaattatgtaagAGAACCTCCACCTAGAGTCGGGTTATATAGCCTCGACAAAGGAGCGAATACATCCAGATCAAATATCAACAGAGCATTGACGAGAACGAACTCTAGAAGTTCAAGGAAGACAGACTGACCATGGCCACATATCAAGACACGTGGCAGAAGTCAGAAAAGCGAGTAAAGCAGTTTTAaggcaaaaacagaaaaactttTCCAAAGAGCATGACAGCAATTCCCCCGGGGGTAGTGAGGCATTTGCAAATAATAAGCGATAAACAAGTTGATCAGCTGCAAGCATACAAGACCATTAAACAAATAGTCATCCCTTTGTATACCATTATATACGGTGCCAACGTTTCAGGGAAACATAACTTTGTATAGCcaacaaaacgtttgtttcaGTGTTATTTTACTTGGgaaaagttacattttgatTACTGGTAATTGCCAAGGCTCTGAGAAGATTGCACTACAGAGGACATTCTCGAAAGAAAAAGTCCTTCAAAGCCTCCTCTCGACTAAAATAAAGATTTCTGAAAACTAGCCCATTTTTACGTGTAAGTACGACAGGAACGTTAATTTATTACCGAACTGTTTGAAAACACCTGTGAAGTGTATATTTGTTACGATCTTGCATAGCGTATCTTGAGGTGATGACTTCGTCACTGGCACAgcattctcattggttgactTGTGGCAATTGTCTTTGTGACCTCTataaagatcttgcaatacatcggcgattgtctttgtgacgtcagttaagatcttgcaatacatcggcgattgtctttgtgacatctgtaaagaccttgcaatacatcggtgattgtctttgtgtcgtctgttaagatcttgcaatacatcggcgattgtctttgtgacgtctgttaagatcttgcaatacatcggcgattgtctttgtgacatctgtaaagaccttgcaatacatcgacgattgtctttgtgacgtctgttaggatcttgcaatacatcggcgattgtctttgtgacgtctgttaagatcttgcaatacttCGTCACTGGCACAgcattctcattggttgactTGTGGCAATTGTCTTTGTGACCTCTataaagatcttgcaatacagcGGCGATTGTCTTTTTGACGTCTGTTatgatcttgcaatacatcggcgattgtctttgtgacatctgtaaagaccttgcaatacgtcggcgattgtctttgtgacatctgtaaagaccttgcaatacgtcggcgattgtctttgtgacgtctgcTTGGAACTTGCAAAACTTCGGCTATCGCCTCGGGACGTCAGAGTAGTATTTACAAAGCAGCATCATTAGTTCACTGGTGGTGGTGTCTTTGCAACTTCTGATAAAATTCTAAAAGGAGTTATGCTGTGGGCTGAAAAATGCTGACGATTAAGTTAACTTTGATAGATTGCAAGTGTTCACGTCCGTGtttgttcttgctttttttttctttttgtttatcttGCTATATTACAGGTATATGTTGGACTGAACCTTTGACAAATATTGAATACTTGAGGGCTAAGAAGCGAATGACGTTGAATGTACTCGAATCGACCAAGCGTTCGCTATTATCATTTAAATTTCGTGCTTTGAGTAACTTATTTTTTATGAGCTGCTGATTGGGCCACAACcaactttcttttaattttttttgatcAAATCTGTCCCCGGTCACAGTATAGTCGAGTCCCAACACCGATTGGTAGGTTATTATCGTTTTAAATCAGCATTTCTGCACTTTAAGACCATTTTCTTACTGAAAAATTGACACTTGTAGCAGGGAAGGGAGAAAATCAGCTATGTGATATATTAATATTACAAAAATCGtctaaaaaagaacagtggACCACTTCGTTCAGATGGCTGGCCCTTTATGCCTTTGGAGTGATattacaagaaagaaaacttgaattaGCTCATTAAATCTCGTGGAATTTAGTTAAAAtctctttccttctttctctacttgctggctggaaaaggaaatttatCCTACATTGCTGGTagaaagcaatgacaaaaaaatattcctggcTGGGATAAGGGTCTTTAATGAATTTGCTTGCTGGCAAAAGTGATCCTTTGGACTTTGTCTTGCTGGCTCTGAGGAGCGGCTATTTTGTTTCCAGGAAAGTTAATTATTAACCATAAAACGCTTAAAAGGTACCAGTTAGTTGTTCGAAAACGAAGTAaagcttttttgaaaatttggtcgTTGAGCACTCCTGATTCAAT
The DNA window shown above is from Acropora palmata chromosome 7, jaAcrPala1.3, whole genome shotgun sequence and carries:
- the LOC141885727 gene encoding uncharacterized protein LOC141885727, producing METQIADLNGKIKTLTFRLKKTDEVLKKDDRKASERHRTSLETMVTAVNALKESIEEKKFVNGEDEESVQEWSSGIEEIVNQADECMRELTSQIEQIDRNLKHASALHEHKREIELEREKLRQKQEAVERAHAEELEFERKKLELKQVQTEPPEITAMASNAVKMPKLVITKFDGTPQDWVRFWGQFETQIDKSSTPEVTKFSYLKELVDLKVRNLIDGLPFTPEGYEKAKDLLARRYGKTSEVVGAYVRNILELPTVRERDVKKIHEFYEKLLFNVESLQTLQSINKLDAAVRFTFDKLDVIKNELAMIDENWSEWTFVQFLEALEKWTINNPVQGVESSKTKAVATPVNRREKSRAFYAKRDDRHQQAHIRGCLFCQSPDHKAVNCDKVVSVEARKKVFIEKRMCFNCSGIGHRAEECKSKSNCQVCHARHNTSLCDNTQLQVQTREPGMTANHIGNSAVIHPVVVVKINGYKFRALLDSGASHSYASATAIDLINASLKSTGLRQIAMLTGVTTRTMQVFGVVISSVAGDFELEVDVTKVNKKELLILENPRYNQLIEGSSHLKGVRMDDVDEKAKLPVHLILGANEFAKIRTGERLRVGRRGDPVAEYTRFGWTIMSPGADQDLSPVYLAVNSSSDFERLCSLDVLGLADAPAGDQFDVYDEFKEQLTRSPEGWYETSLPWKGNCPALPNNRDGSMQRLNSLLRKLSRKNMLDDYDDVIREQLAEGVVERAPSKASGREFYLPHRAVVREGAETTKLRVVYDASARDHETAPSLNECLHAGPPLQNKLWGVLTRCRFHPVLVTGDLRRAFLQVRIREEDRDALRFHWIVDKNSKEVETLRFTRVVFGLAPSPFLLNGVIQQHLQNLETKFPETVNEVRKSLYVDDLISGGSTADKAKQLKREAIEIFNDAKFELHKWHSNKEELETDCENYERSFAKEQLNNVSKPDGIKLLGVGWDKVQDTLCVEFPSTPAELTKRGILTNLAKVYDPLGLASPVLLEGKLLYRETCVQKSAWDGPLPEDLAVQWKKWEENIPDAVTVQRCVPRYEEEIHEIQLHAFGDASGRGVCAAVYAVVTQASGTSQGLITAKARLAKQGLTIPRLELVSGHMAVNLANNVRQALEGLPLAVHIHCWLDSSVALHWISDHGDYRQFVANRVRKIQSHPNVLWHHVPTAHNPADLGSRGGSVSGAEIWWKGPSWLGDPAQWPPEIVTEPSPESRAERKVQKELFAVGVEERNQFDDFLEKFGLRKAMRIGAWISRFLRNCRCPSNKLHGPLTAAELAEHELFWIQRAQREGMSNENFGVDQEQLNLQPNKRGVLECRGRLQGDYPIYLPDSVLFTAKVVQHAHVTTLHGGVSLTMTNVRGRSWVPRLRKLVKKTVKNCSGCKRFQAVALKNPPTAPLPIERTEGTTPFNVIGVDFAGPVKYRSKRKEERKAYVVLYSCSLTRGVFLEILSSLETSDFLQSLKRFIARRGRPSKVYSDNGKTFVAAAKWLKRARTDERLNSFLSEYAIQWQFNLSRAPWWGGQFERLIGLMKSMFYKTVGQGLLTWEELSEVILDIEVTMNNRPLCYVEEDVQLPTLTPNAFLMLNSNVLPELQPYHIEERDLRKRAKFLMKTKDAMWRRWTTEYLSALRERHRLRRGKKGKENSLAVGDVVIVKSQERNRSFWPLGIVEQLIAGRDGVVRGAKLRVGRSHVERPVQLLYPLELSCDEDNNREPAVTLNPDAAVFRPRRDAAAAAELRMKDIVQAELS